Proteins co-encoded in one Pseudomonas fluorescens genomic window:
- a CDS encoding aldo/keto reductase: MSHTEGCSRRRLLKLAAGVTALFTVDRALAAATSSSAPGGQTMQTRAIPSSSELLPLVGLGTYRGFDVAPGEPAYKQLPAVLDELFRKGGTLIDSSPMYGRAEETTGELLSIHEPRSPAFLATKVWTRGREEGIAQMENSFRLLRTDRIDLMQIHNLLDWQTHLPTLREWKEQGRIRYIGITHYTPSAYEEVEAVLKAEPLDFLQINYALDDRGVEKRILPLCRERGVAVICNRPFGGGGLLARLKGKPLPGWVSDVQVSSWPQLALKFLLSNTAVTCVIPGTGNPRYMADNAGAGFGSMLTDAQRQQLIALVG, translated from the coding sequence ATGAGCCACACTGAGGGTTGTTCCCGTCGCCGCCTGCTCAAACTGGCAGCCGGGGTCACCGCGCTATTCACTGTTGACCGGGCGTTGGCTGCCGCCACGTCGTCGAGTGCCCCTGGAGGCCAGACCATGCAGACCCGCGCCATTCCTTCCAGCTCCGAGCTACTGCCCCTGGTAGGGCTGGGCACTTATCGCGGCTTCGACGTCGCGCCCGGCGAACCGGCCTATAAACAATTACCGGCGGTGCTCGACGAGTTGTTCAGAAAGGGCGGCACGCTGATTGACAGCTCACCGATGTATGGCCGCGCCGAAGAAACCACCGGCGAGCTGTTGTCGATTCACGAACCCCGTTCACCGGCGTTTCTGGCAACCAAGGTGTGGACCCGGGGACGCGAGGAGGGCATCGCGCAGATGGAGAACTCCTTCCGCCTGCTGCGCACCGATCGCATCGACCTGATGCAGATCCATAACCTGCTGGACTGGCAAACTCATCTGCCGACGCTGCGCGAATGGAAGGAACAGGGCCGCATCCGTTACATCGGCATCACCCATTACACGCCCTCGGCCTACGAGGAAGTGGAAGCGGTGTTGAAGGCCGAGCCGCTCGACTTCCTGCAGATCAACTACGCCCTCGATGACCGTGGCGTGGAAAAACGCATCCTGCCGTTGTGCCGCGAACGCGGGGTGGCAGTGATCTGCAACCGGCCGTTTGGCGGCGGCGGGCTGCTGGCCCGGCTCAAGGGCAAGCCCCTGCCGGGCTGGGTGTCGGACGTGCAGGTGAGTAGTTGGCCGCAACTGGCGCTGAAGTTTTTGCTCTCGAACACGGCGGTGACTTGTGTCATCCCGGGCACCGGCAACCCGCGTTACATGGCCGACAATGCCGGCGCCGGGTTCGGGTCGATGCTGACTGATGCGCAGCGGCAGCAGTTGATTGCTCTGGTGGGGTAA
- the paoC gene encoding aldehyde oxidoreductase molybdenum-binding subunit PaoC, with product MKFDTPAATNPIDQLKVIGKPTDRIEGPLKTSGQAPYAYEQHEAAKNQAYGVMVGAAIAKGRITRMDLDKAQAAPGVLAIVTSANAGKLGKGKYNAAHLLAGPEVQHYHQAVALVIAETFEQARAAAQLVHVEYATDKGQFDLATVRDQGVEPKEELPDVRHGDFATAFAAAPVQFDQTYSTPDQSHAMMEPHSTLAAWQGDQLTLWTSNQMIAWSVGDIATTLGLPKDKVRLISPYIGGGFGGKLFIRADTILAALGARLANRPVKVALARPQIANNTTHRPATIQRIRLGATADGKLTAIAHEGWSGNLAEGKVEVAAQPSQLLYAGENRLVSMRLAPLDLPEGNAMRAPGETPGLMVLEIAMDEMAEKLKLDPIQFRILNDTQVDPVKTERPFSQRRLIECLQTGAEHFGWDKRNATPGTRREGRWLIGMGVAAAIRNNLLVKSGARVRLERDGKITVETDMTDIGTGSYTIIAQTAAEMMGVGLDDVVVHLGDSSFPVSSGSGGQFGANCSTAGVYAACMKLREAVTTKLGMTEADAVFADGQVQLGNKHVPLRDAAQNGAIEAEDSIEFADLAKQYQQSTFGAHFVEVAVDAATGEVRVRRMLAVCAAGRILNPKSARSQVIGAMTMGVGAALMEELSVDKRLGFFVNHDLAGYEVPVHADIPHQEVIFLDETDPISSPMKAKGVGELGICGVSAAVANAIYNSTGARVREYPITLDKILDSLPPMI from the coding sequence ATGAAATTCGACACGCCCGCCGCCACCAATCCGATTGACCAATTGAAAGTCATCGGCAAACCCACCGACCGCATCGAAGGCCCGCTGAAAACCAGCGGTCAGGCGCCCTACGCTTACGAACAACACGAAGCGGCAAAAAATCAGGCTTACGGCGTCATGGTCGGTGCAGCCATCGCCAAGGGTCGTATCACGCGCATGGATCTGGACAAGGCCCAGGCTGCCCCCGGGGTTCTGGCCATCGTGACCTCTGCCAATGCCGGCAAACTCGGCAAGGGCAAATACAACGCCGCGCACCTGCTGGCCGGCCCCGAGGTGCAGCACTATCACCAGGCGGTGGCACTGGTGATCGCCGAAACCTTCGAACAGGCCCGCGCTGCCGCGCAGCTTGTGCATGTCGAGTACGCGACAGACAAAGGCCAGTTCGATCTGGCCACTGTGCGGGATCAGGGTGTGGAGCCGAAGGAAGAATTGCCGGACGTCAGACACGGCGATTTCGCCACCGCTTTTGCCGCCGCCCCGGTGCAGTTCGACCAGACCTACAGCACCCCGGACCAGTCCCACGCGATGATGGAACCCCACTCGACCCTCGCTGCATGGCAAGGCGATCAACTGACCCTGTGGACCTCGAACCAGATGATCGCCTGGAGCGTCGGTGACATCGCCACCACCCTCGGCCTGCCCAAGGACAAGGTGCGATTGATCTCGCCCTACATTGGCGGTGGATTCGGCGGCAAGCTGTTCATCCGCGCCGACACGATCCTCGCCGCACTCGGCGCACGCCTGGCCAACCGACCCGTGAAGGTCGCCCTCGCCCGCCCGCAGATCGCCAACAACACCACTCACCGCCCCGCCACCATCCAGCGCATCCGCCTGGGCGCCACGGCGGACGGCAAACTCACCGCCATCGCCCACGAAGGCTGGTCGGGCAACCTGGCCGAGGGCAAGGTCGAAGTCGCCGCGCAGCCGAGTCAGTTGCTCTACGCCGGGGAAAATCGTCTGGTGAGCATGCGCCTGGCGCCGTTGGATCTGCCGGAAGGCAACGCCATGCGTGCCCCCGGAGAAACTCCGGGGCTGATGGTGCTGGAGATCGCCATGGACGAGATGGCGGAAAAACTCAAACTCGATCCGATCCAGTTCCGCATCCTCAACGACACCCAGGTCGATCCGGTAAAAACCGAGCGACCGTTCTCCCAACGACGCCTGATCGAATGCCTGCAGACCGGCGCCGAACACTTCGGCTGGGACAAACGCAATGCAACGCCCGGCACACGTCGCGAAGGTCGCTGGCTGATCGGCATGGGCGTGGCCGCGGCGATTCGCAATAACCTGCTGGTGAAATCCGGCGCAAGAGTTCGGCTGGAGCGTGACGGCAAGATCACCGTGGAAACCGACATGACCGATATCGGCACGGGCAGCTACACCATCATCGCCCAGACCGCCGCCGAGATGATGGGTGTGGGCCTGGATGATGTGGTGGTGCATCTGGGGGATTCGAGTTTTCCGGTGTCGTCCGGCTCCGGCGGCCAGTTCGGCGCCAATTGCTCGACCGCCGGGGTCTACGCCGCGTGCATGAAGCTGCGCGAAGCGGTGACGACGAAACTGGGCATGACCGAGGCGGACGCGGTGTTCGCCGATGGCCAGGTGCAGCTCGGCAACAAACACGTGCCGTTACGCGATGCCGCGCAAAACGGTGCGATCGAAGCCGAGGACAGCATCGAATTCGCCGACCTCGCCAAGCAGTATCAGCAATCGACGTTCGGTGCGCATTTCGTCGAAGTCGCGGTCGATGCCGCTACCGGCGAAGTGCGTGTACGGCGGATGCTCGCGGTCTGTGCTGCCGGGCGGATTCTCAACCCGAAATCCGCCCGCAGCCAGGTGATCGGCGCGATGACCATGGGCGTCGGGGCGGCGCTGATGGAGGAGCTGTCGGTGGACAAGCGCCTGGGCTTTTTCGTCAATCACGACCTGGCCGGCTACGAAGTGCCGGTGCATGCGGACATCCCGCATCAGGAGGTGATCTTCCTCGATGAAACCGACCCGATCTCTTCGCCGATGAAGGCCAAAGGCGTGGGCGAACTGGGCATCTGCGGGGTCAGCGCGGCGGTGGCGAATGCAATCTACAACTCCACCGGGGCGCGGGTGCGGGAGTATCCGATTACCCTGGACAAGATTCTCGATTCGCTGCCGCCGATGATCTGA
- a CDS encoding FAD binding domain-containing protein, translated as MRAFNYSRADSPAAAAAQAAQTQGARFIAGGTNLLDLMKLDIETPQHLIDVNHLGLDGIEATPEGGLRIGALVRNTDLAADSRVRKDYALLSRALLAGASGQLRNMATTAGNLLQRTRCPYFYDTNQACNKRNPGSGCAAIGGVTRQLGIIGVSDACIATHPSDMAVALRALDAQIETLKPDGSTRRIAMADFHALPGDTPHIETALTAGELITGVTLPAPVGGTHVYHKVRDRSSYAFALVSVGLILQKDGSGRIAVGGIAPKPWRVEAAEALLPQGAKAVSARLLDGATPTHDNRFKLTLVERTLASVLAQARDEA; from the coding sequence ATGAGAGCGTTCAATTACAGTCGCGCCGACTCCCCCGCCGCAGCCGCAGCACAAGCGGCGCAAACGCAAGGCGCGCGGTTCATCGCCGGCGGCACCAACCTGCTGGACTTGATGAAACTCGACATCGAAACGCCGCAGCACCTGATCGACGTCAACCACCTGGGACTCGACGGGATCGAAGCCACCCCCGAGGGCGGTTTGCGCATCGGCGCACTCGTGCGCAACACCGATCTGGCCGCCGACTCGCGCGTGCGCAAAGACTACGCCCTGCTCTCCCGGGCCTTGCTGGCCGGGGCCTCGGGGCAGTTGCGCAACATGGCAACCACCGCTGGCAACCTGCTGCAACGCACGCGCTGCCCGTATTTCTACGACACCAACCAGGCCTGCAACAAACGCAATCCCGGCAGTGGCTGCGCGGCGATTGGCGGGGTCACCCGGCAACTGGGGATCATCGGCGTCAGCGACGCCTGCATCGCCACGCACCCGAGCGACATGGCAGTTGCCCTGCGTGCGCTGGATGCGCAGATCGAAACCCTCAAACCCGACGGCAGCACCCGACGCATCGCCATGGCCGATTTCCACGCTTTGCCCGGCGATACCCCGCATATCGAAACCGCACTCACGGCCGGCGAATTGATCACCGGCGTTACCCTGCCCGCCCCGGTTGGCGGCACCCATGTCTATCACAAGGTGCGGGACCGTTCGTCCTATGCCTTCGCGCTGGTCTCTGTCGGGTTGATTCTGCAAAAGGACGGCAGCGGCCGCATCGCCGTCGGCGGCATCGCCCCGAAACCCTGGCGTGTCGAGGCCGCAGAAGCGCTGCTGCCCCAAGGCGCGAAAGCCGTCAGTGCGCGCCTGCTCGACGGCGCCACACCCACCCATGACAACCGGTTCAAGCTGACGCTGGTGGAGCGCACGCTCGCCTCGGTGCTGGCCCAAGCGAGGGACGAAGCATGA